Proteins co-encoded in one Corylus avellana chromosome ca9, CavTom2PMs-1.0 genomic window:
- the LOC132191628 gene encoding LRR receptor-like serine/threonine-protein kinase EFR, with amino-acid sequence MMLIIEWPSNILLLLGLLLVQSCMLESAQSSPNFTDQSSLLAFNSKITSGPNETVLAGNWSTTTNFCDWIGVSCSRRGQRVIALDLSYMGLQGTISPHIGNLSFLVYLNLRNNSFFGSLPHEINRLHRLRILQLSSNLLEGSIPPTLHNCENLQEIHLMSNHLTGAIPSTLANMSMLEVLNLQNNSLNGPFPLVIFNISSLTIIALSENHISGTLPMDLCTHCPKLLGLHLSYNEFSGRLPSQMNNCREIVELSVSYNKFDGNIPKGIGSLEKLELLDLRINYLTGNIPPTLSNLSRLQVFDITVNNIKGSIPSDLWRLPNLSILNFGFNYLVGEIPKNLFNISSLQEICLLSNFLSGNLPTNIGLSCPNLETLMFGRNKFSGLIPSLLSNCSKLVVVDFSNNFLSGPIPTSLGNLKHLQKLRLDINQLIGKPEDQEFSFLSSLSNCRFLEELSISYNPLDITLPNSIGNYSDSLHSIYAFQSQIKGHIPMGIGSLKGLTSLVLGHNNLTGNVPSTIGGLEALQRLCLLDNKIEGFIPEDICQLKNLGELDLSNNKISGSIPNCISNLNHLQRLYLNSNRLESPIPFNIWSLENLLFLNLSSNFLGGYLSPNMKKLDVIEYVDLSHNEITGDIPSIIGAFESLSYLDLSRNSFQRDIPKSFGDLKGLDILDLSYNNLSSTIPKSLEALSHLKYLNVSFNKLSGEIPSTGPFANFTAKSFSGNRALCGNSIFQVPPCPSPGSKGSMVKQSPLKYFLPNIGSVIICLALVYMLRRHRESKTQLPSFFDTLHPLEHKMISYQELCQGTNNFCESNLLGAGGFGFVYKGMLFDGTIVAVKVLNLQLSGAFKSFDVECKVLQAIRHRNLVKVISTCSNLEFKALVLQYMSNGSLERWLYSYNYCLNLIQKVNIMVDVASALDYLHHGQSESVVHCDLKPSNILLDEDMIAHVGDFGIAKILVENEDATQTQFLGTLGYIAPGT; translated from the coding sequence ATGATGCTAATAATAGAATGGCCCTCCAATATTCTCCTGCTCTTGGGTTTGCTGTTAGTGCAGTCATGCATGCTTGAGTCAGCCCAATCTTCACCCAACTTTACCGACCAATCATCACTCCTTgccttcaattctaaaattacTTCCGGTCCAAACGAAACTGTCTTGGCTGGTAACTGGTCCACAACTACAAACTTCTGCGATTGGATTGGGGTTTCATGTAGCAGACGAGGGCAAAGAGTCATTGCTTTGGACCTTTCCTACATGGGTCTCCAAGGCACCATTTCTCCTCATATTGGTAACCTCTCTTTTCTTGTTTATCTCAATCTACGAAACAATAGCTTTTTTGGTTCTCTGCCTCATGAGATCAATCGCCTACATCGCTTGAGAATACTCCAGCTGTCATCCAACCTATTGGAAGGTAGCATCCCTCCAACTTTGCATAATTGTGAGAATCTTCAAGAAATACATCTAATGAGTAACCATCTTACAGGCGCAATTCCATCAACCCTCGCCAACATGTCTATGTTAGAGGTCTTGAATTTGCAAAACAACAGCCTCAATGGTCCATTTCCTCTTGTCATCTTTAACATATCCTCTCTTACCATAATTGCTCTTTCAGAAAATCACATCTCAGGTACTCTTCCAATGGATCTCTGCACCCATTGTCCTAAACTTCTTGGGCTTCATCTTTCATACAACGAATTCAGTGGCCGGCTCCCTTCACAAATGAACAACTGTAGAGAGATTGTAGAATTATCTGTGTCATACAATAAATTTGATGGGAATATTCCAAAAGGTATTGGAAGTTTAGAGAAGCTTGAATTGCTAGATCTTAGAATTAATTACTTAACCGGTAATATACCTCCTACCTTAAGTAACTTGTCGAGGCTACAAGTGTTCGACATTACAGTCAACAATATTAAAGGAAGCATTCCCAGTGATTTATGGCGTCTTCCGAATTTGTcgatattgaattttggattcAATTATCTCGTAGGGGAAATCCCCAAAAACCTTTTCAACATTTCCTCTCTACAAGAAATATGCTTACTAAGTAATTTCCTCTCTGGCAATCTTCCAACAAATATTGGGCTTTCTTGCCCAAAtcttgaaactttgatgtttgGTCGAAACAAATTTAGTGGTCTTATCCCATCGTTGCTTTCAAATTGTTCCAAGCTTGTTGTAGTAGATTTTAGTAACAACTTTCTCTCTGGACCAATACCCACAAGTCTTGGAAACTTAAAACATCTCCAAAAGCTTCGTCTTGATATCAATCAGTTAATAGGGAAGCCAGAAGATCAAGAATTTAGCTTCCTTTCATCCTTATCTAATTGTAGATTTTTGGAAGAACTGTCCATATCCTACAATCCCTTGGATATTACTCTTCCGAATTCCATTGGAAATTACTCTGATTCCCTCCACTCCATTTATGCATTCCAAAGCCAAATAAAGGGTCACATTCCTATGGGAATCGGTTCCTTGAAAGGCTTGACCTCGCTTGTTTTGGGCCATAACAATTTGACCGGAAACGTACCGTCGACAATTGGAGGGTTGGAGGCGTTACAAAGACTATGTCTTTTGgataataaaattgaaggattTATTCCAGAAGATATATGTCAGTTAAAGAACTTAGGCGAGTTAGATCtctcaaacaacaaaatttctGGATCCATCCCAAATTGCATTTCAAACCTCAATCATCTGCAAAGGCTATACCTGAATTCTAATAGGCTAGAATCACCAATACCATTTAATATATGGAGCCTTGAAAATCTGTTGTTTTTGAACCTATCATCCAATTTCCTTGGTGGATATTTGTCtccaaacatgaaaaaattggATGTTATTGAATATGTGGATTTATCTCATAACGAAATTACTGGAGATATTCCAAGCATCATTGGAGCTTTTGAAAGCCTAAGTTATCTTGATTTGTCAAGAAACTCGTTTCAAAGAGACATTCCAAAATCTTTTGGAGACTTGAAAGGATTGGATATCTTAGACCTCTCATATAATAATCTCTCTAGTACAATTCCTAAGTCTCTTGAGGCACTTTCACATCTCAAGTATTTGAACGTGTCTTTCAACAAGCTATCTGGAGAAATTCCATCTACTGGGCCTTTTGCAAACTTCACAGCTAAATCATTTTCAGGAAACAGAGCACTTTGTGGGAATTCAATTTTTCAGGTTCCACCTTGTCCAAGCCCAGGCTCCAAAGGATCAATGGTGAAACAAAGTCCGCTTAAATATTTTCTTCCTAATATTGGTTCAGTTATAATTTGTCTAGCATTGGTTTATATGCTGAGAAGACACCGAGAAAGTAAAACACAGCTTCCAAGTTTCTTTGATACATTGCATCCATTGGAACATAAAATGATATCATATCAAGAGCTATGCCAAGGAACAAATAACTTTTGTGAAAGCAACTTGCTTGGAGCTGGAGGTTTTGGTTTTGTGTACAAAGGGATGCTATTTGACGGGACAATTGTTGCTGTTAAAGTTCTAAATTTGCAACTGTCGGGTGCTTTCAAAAGTTTCGATGTTGAATGCAAGGTCTTACAAGCAATCCGACATAGGAATCTTGTTAAGGTTATAAGTACATGCTCCAACCTCGAGTTCAAAGCTTTAGTACTGCAATACATGTCGAACGGTAGCCTTGAAAGGTGGTTGTACTCTTATAACTACTGCTTGAATCTTATTCAAAAAGTAAACATTATGGTTGATGTTGCATCAGCATTAGACTATCTCCACCACGGTCAATCAGAATCTGTGGTACACTGTGATTTGAAGCCTTCCAATATCCTTCTGGATGAGGACATGATTGCACACGtgggtgattttggcattgcaaagattttggtcGAAAACGAGGATGCTACACAAACCCAATTTCTTGGTACACTTGGTTACATCGCACCAGGTACATAA
- the LOC132191627 gene encoding LRR receptor-like serine/threonine-protein kinase EFR has translation MKLIIERPSNILLLLSFLLVQSCMFQYLAQSSTTSFTDQAALIAFKSKLTSGPNQTVLAANWSTATNFCNWIGVSCSRRRQRVTALNLRFMGLQGTISPHIGNLSFLVYLNLCCNTFFGSLPHEIGRLHRLKRLVLSSNQLEGSIPPTLQNCRNLQVIHLWNNHLTGVIPSTLGNLSSLEVLESEDNSLIGPFPLVIFNMSSLTTIALTDNHISGTLPTDLCSHCPNLRNLALSDNKFSGQLPSQMNYCRELVVLSLSSNKFDGSIPKGFGSLDKLEALGLGSNNLTGNIPPTISNLSRLVDFGIEENNIKGSIPSDLWRLSNLELLYLQQNYLTGTIPQSLFNMSSLQRISLVNNSLYGNLPSNSDFSCPSLERLAFALNKFSGLIPSYLSNCSKLVVLSLGSNILSGPIPKSLGQLKYLRILDLEENQLSGEPGDQELNFLSSFSNCRVLEELSISYNPLDSTVPDSIGNFSTTLHSFLLFESKIKGHIPMSIGFLKNLTWLGLGNNNLTGNIPSTIGGLEGLQRLELGGNKIQGFIPEGICELKNLGELNLSHNKISGSIPNCISNLNLLQKLFLDSNKIESSIPINLWNLENLLFLDLSSNFLGGYLSPNMKKLHTIERMDLSRNQIIGDIPSIIGAFESLNYLNLSKNSFQGEIPQSFRDLKGLDILDLSYNDLSGAIPKSLETLSQLKYLNVSFNKLSGEIPSSGPFANFTAKSFLGNKALCGNPIFGVLPCPSLRSKGSNVKQSLLKYFLPAIASIILCLTLVYMLRRHRESKIQLPNLFSTLSLSKHRIVSYQELCQGTNNFCESNLLGAGGFGSVYKGVLLDETVVAIKVLNLQLAGAFKSFDAECKVLRTIRHRNLVKVISTCSNPEFRALVLQYMSNGSLERWLYSYNYCLNLLQRVNIMVDVASALDYLHHCLSESVVHCDLKPTNILLDEDMVAHVGDFGIAKILAKNKDATQTKTLGTLGYIAPEYGSEGKVSIKGDVYSYGITLLEMITRKKPTDNMFVGELTMRQWINASLLNRMMEVVDEGLLITENGRDITTMQSVLSSIMELGLRCSEELPDERIDIKDVLVKLQKIKLTLSENRNRGV, from the exons ATGAAGCTAATAATAGAAAGGCCCTCCAATATTCTCCTGCTCTTGAGTTTTCTGTTAGTGCAGTCATGCATGTTTCAGTACTTGGCCCAATCTTCCACCACCAGCTTTACCGATCAAGCAGCTCTCATTGCCTTCAAATCTAAACTCACTTCCGGTCCAAACCAAACTGTCTTGGCTGCTAATTGGTCCACAGCTACAAACTTCTGCAATTGGATTGGGGTCTCATGTAGCCGACGCAGACAAAGAGTCACAGCTTTGAACCTTCGCTTCATGGGTCTTCAGGGCACCATTTCTCCACATATTGGTAACCTCTCTTTCCTGGTTTATCTTAATCTATGCTGCAATACCTTCTTTGGTTCTCTACCCCATGAGATCGGTCGCCTACATCGTTTAAAAAGACTCGTGTTGTCATCCAACCAATTGGAAGGTAGTATTCCCCCAACTTTGCAAAATTGTCGGAATCTTCAAGTAATACACCTTTGGAATAACCATCTCACAGGCGTAATTCCATCAACCCTTGGCAATTTGTCATCGTTAGAGGTCTTGGAGTCGGAAGACAATAGCCTCATAGGTCCATTTCCTCTTGTCATCTTTAACATGTCCTCTCTGACCACAATTGCTCTTACAGATAATCACATCTCAGGAACTCTTCCAACGGATCTGTGCAGCCATTGTCCTAATCTTCGAAACCTTGCCCTTTCAGACAACAAATTCAGCGGTCAACTCCCTTCACAAATGAACTACTGTAGAGAGCTTGTAGTCTTATCCCTATCATCCAATAAATTTGATGGGAGTATTCCAAAAGGTTTTGGAAGTTTAGATAAGCTTGAAGCGCTAGGTCTTGGAAGTAACAACTTAACCGGTAATATACCTCCTACCATAAGTAACTTGTCGAGGTTAGTTGATTTTGGCATTGAGGAAAACAACATTAAAGGAAGCATTCCGAGTGATTTATGGCGCCTTTCAAATCTGGAACTATTGTATTTACAACAAAATTATCTCACAGGGACAATCCCCCAAAGCCTTTTTAACATGTCCTCTCTACAAAGAATCTCTTTGGTTAATAATTCCCTATATGGCAATCTTCCATCAAATTCTGATTTTTCCTGCCCCAGTCTTGAACGTCTAGCTTTTGCTCTCAACAAATTTAGTGGTCTCATCCCATCGTATCTTTCAAATTGTTCCAAGCTCGTTGTATTAAGTTTAGGTTCAAACATACTCTCTGGACCAATACCAAAAAGTCTTGGACAATTGAAATATCTTCGAATTCTTGATCTGGAAGAGAATCAACTAAGTGGAGAACCTGGAGATCAAGAGCTTAATTTCCTTTCATCTTTCTCTAATTGTAGAGTTTTGGAAGAACTGTCCATATCCTACAATCCCTTGGATAGTACTGTCCCGGATTCTATTGGAAACTTTTCAACCACCCTTCACTCCTTTCTTCTatttgaaagcaaaataaaggGTCATATTCCTATGAGTATAGGTTTCTTAAAAAACTTGACCTGGCTTGGGTTGGGAAATAACAATTTGACTGGAAATATACCGTCCACAATTGGGGGATTGGAAGGGTTACAAAGATTAGAACTTGGCGGTAATAAAATTCAAGGATTCATTCCAGAAGGCATATGTGAATTAAAGAACTTGGGCGAGTTAAATCTCTCACATAACAAAATCTCTGGATCCATTCCAAATTGCATTTCAAACCTCAATCTTCTCCAAAAGCTATTCCTAGATTCTAATAAAATAGAATCATCAATACCAATAAATTTATGGAACCTCGAGAATCTATTGTTTTTGGACCTATCATCCAATTTCCTGGGTGGATATTTGTCTCCAAACATGAAAAAGTTGCATACTATTGAACGCATGGATTTATCTCGGAACCAAATTATTGGAGATATTCCAAGCATCATTGGAGCATTTGAAAGCctaaattatttgaatttgtcAAAGAACTCATTTCAAGGAGAAATCCCACAATCTTTCAGAGACTTGAAAGGATTGGATATCTTAGATCTCTCTTACAATGATCTATCTGGTGCAATTCCTAAGTCTCTCGAGACACTTTCGCAACTCAAATATTTGAATGTGTCTTTCAACAAGCTATCTGGAGAGATACCATCTAGCGGGCCTTTTGCAAATTTCACAGCTAAATCATTTTTAGGAAACAAAGCACTTTGTGGGAATccaatttttggagttttaCCTTGTCCAAGTCTGAGATCCAAAGGATCAAACGTGAAACAGAGTCTGCTCAAATATTTCCTTCCTGCCATTGCTTCAATTATACTCTGTCTAACATTGGTCTATATGTTGAGAAGACACCGAGAAAGCAAAATACAGCTTCCAAATTTATTTAGTACATTGTCTTTATCAAAGCATAGAATAGTATCATATCAAGAGCTTTGCCAAGGGACAAACAACTTTTGTGAAAGCAACTTGCTTGGAGCTGGAGGTTTTGGTTCTGTTTACAAAGGCGTGTTGCTTGACGAGACTGTTGTTGCTATTAAAGTTCTAAATTTGCAATTGGCCGGTGCTTTCAAAAGTTTCGATGCAGAATGCAAGGTCTTACGGACAATCCGACATAGAAATCTTGTTAAAGTCATAAGTACATGCTCCAACCCTGAGTTTAGAGCTTTAGTACTGCAATACATGTCGAACGGTAGCCTTGAAAGGTGGTTATACTCTTATAACTACTGCTTGAATCTTCTTCAAAGAGTAAACATTATGGTTGATGTTGCATCGGCATTGGACTATCTCCATCACTGTCTATCAGAATCTGTGGTTCACTGTGATTTGAAGCCTACCAATATCCTTCTAGACGAGGACATGGTTGCACATGTGGGAGACTTTGGCATTGCAaagattttggccaaaaacaaGGATGCTACACAAACCAAAACTCTTGGTACACTTGGCTACATCGCTCCAG AATATGGTTCCGAAGGAAAAGTCTCCATCAAAGGTGATGTTTATAGCTATGGTATTACATTGTTGGAGATGATCACAAGGAAGAAACCTACTGACAACATGTTTGTAGGAGAATTGACTATGAGACAATGGATAAATGCATCACTTCTCAACAGAATGATGGAAGTTGTGGATGAAGGTTTATTGATaacagaaaatggaagagataTAACTACCATGCAAAGTGTTCTATCATCCATCATGGAATTAGGCTTAAGGTGTTCTGAAGAGTTACCAGATGAAAGAATCGATATTAAAGATGTGCTtgtgaaacttcaaaaaattaaacttacaCTTTCTGAAAACAGAAATCGGGGTGTCTGA